In the Callospermophilus lateralis isolate mCalLat2 chromosome 19, mCalLat2.hap1, whole genome shotgun sequence genome, TTTCTGCTTAAACGACTTACCTAAGGCCATACAATTAGCAAATATATGGGATTTGAGATCAGAGTGACTCTTTTGCCCTCAGAGCTTCACTCCATCATCCCCTGAAGGCTAGTGCTTGGCAGCTTAAGGTCAGACATCAGGGGAAGAGAATATTGCCTTTATTCATTTTACTTACATCTGCTTTGTGACAGAGCTCTTGGCCTTCTAACAGTTCTATGAATATTCATGACAGTGGCAGGGAACTAACAGCCTTTGGATAGCTCCTAAATTATAAGTGCTGTGCTCAGTATTTTACAACATACTTTATTAATAGTTTTTCAAACCATGATTGGTATAAAGTAGGTGTTATAAAATACTTTAAGTAAAATTAACAACATATTAACAGCCACTTAGGTTTCTGAAGATAGATTTCCATTTTTGAAATCCTGGTTCTTAATAGCTGTATGACTTGAGCAGGTGTCTTTGAGCCTTTCTTTGAAAAATGGAAGTTACAGTCGTACTTACATCAATGAGCTGTTTTGAGGATTTAATGAGACAAGTGCTCAGAACAATCCTTGGCATGTAATATGTGCTTAAGTGTATCTGGCTTTTATTTGTGATTCTCACAGAAGCCCTGTGAGATAGTAATTTAAATATTGTAGAGCTTTATAGTTGAAAAACTGAGTTTTGGTTGAGATGTTTCTCCTAAGTGGCAAAGCTAGGCCTCTTGGCTAGTCAGTGTTCTTGCGTTGAATCATCTTTAGCAGGCAGCTTTCCATAAATTTATCTGCTTCTTGCCCCATGACATGCACACATAGTCTGAAACTTGACCCTTTCCAGCCTAGGAGACTCAACCCTATTGATCAAACTTGTCTTCATTCCTCATTTATTGCAGCCCTCATGGATCTCTATCTGGCCTCGGACTCATGGGAATAAAAGATGATGAGGAGGAAAGCACCACCCCAAGCATGGGTTTGTGAGTCTGCTCACCACTTGCCGTTTCTTATCCTTCCTGGGCAATGGTGGAGAAGACGGTCAGGCTGCAGCTTCTCCAAAGACTGCTGGGCCTTTTCATTCAGTGGACAGCTCTGTGTGGGAAGTTGGTGTACCAGCTAATAGGTCTAATCCATTTACATGGCATGCACAAGTTTTCAATAAATGCCTAAAATTCAAGCCTTCTTCATCTTAAGACAGGGTGAGGGAGGAAACTAGCTTATTTTCTCTTTGTGAGTTTGTTCCACTCTCACAAAGTTTTGTATATAGGTCACAAAACCAGCCAGTTATGCAGTTCAAGAAAGTTGATATATCTGACGCAAATTTCTGTAAGGCAAACTGTTTTCACCTTGGCAAGTGTTATAAAATTGAAGGAGAAAGGCTGAATGGGAAAATCTCACGTTCACCACCATGGTTTTAGCTTTGCCAGTCTTGGAAACCCACTTCTAATTCCCATGTTTGGAAATCTCTCCTTCAGAATGTGGTTGCAATGCCACCTTTTACCAGTAGGTGCCTGTATCACACCACTTTTCCTTGGTTATTGGGCTCTTCAAATTCAGTAAAACCAGAGCTCAGCTTAACAACTCTGATAACATTCTATATAGGGAAGAACATGGGGCAAAGGCACACAATTCCAAACTGGTAGAGAGATTAATGGTTTTCCAGAAAAGGTATAATATGAAGCACATCaaaagtaccagggattgaacccaggagtgcttaaacaCAAAATCACACCCCACACCCCAAGTCTTttgttttgacacagggtctcactaatttgctgaggctggccttgaacctgtaatATTGTGAATCtgtagtcactgagattacagatttGTACCCCCACACCTGACCAAAGTGCCTAACTTTGAATCCCAGCTTTTTGTTGAACTTATAAGTTATTTAGCATCTGTGTTTGGCATATTTAGTAATGGGATAGGTACCTTAGATTATTGTGAATGCAAATGAGATCATGCAGTGATAGTACTGTATATTATTTGATATGTGAAATGTAGAGGGCTACAGAATAGTATGTACAGTTTTGAGTCCGATTTTGTAGAGAAAATAATGTACAAAGCTATGTATAGGCTTGGAACCAAACTGGTTCTTATTTGATAAAAACTGGGCCTTATTTGACAAGATGTTTACAGTATTTtttctctagtaagattggcaaatTAAGTTTtaccaaatgatttttttttgtgtataGGCTGGAACAACTAGAAATTCATAGTGTTGCTGGATTCCTTCCTGCCCAGCTGAGCTCCAAAGCTGTGGGAGCTTAGGTGATATTTACCTCTTGAGTTCCTGTCTTGACAGACAAAATAAGTCCCTGCCTGGGATATGGATGGGTTCTACTCCGAGGTATTCTTAGGGAAGGTAATTAACCTTACTGGAGTCCATTTACAAATCTGTACAAAATGAGGAAATACCTACTTTTAATAATTGTATTTGGAGAATAGTTTGTGGAAAATGTCAGAATAGTGGACTGTGTATGAATTATTTtttcagcctcagtttcctcacctttaAAATGAGGAAATTATTACCTCTTTATAAGGTTATTCTGAGAATTATATTAGGGAAAACCCACTGTTAGTGCTTAATAATTGAGGATTGTTTTCAAAGTGCAGAAAAGGCAGATTAGGGCTCCCTGAACCTAGACCATTTACCTTGCTCCCAAGACTAGCAAAGACCTTTCCTTCTGGATAGGTAGGGCTAGAGGCTTCCCTGTATGCCTTAATTCTATTCTGCAGAGAGAGCCCTGGACCCACTAGGCCTCTGAGACCTCAGTCTGCACACTCTGTTCTTGATGCTTCCACCTTTTGGAAGCCAAAGCTGCCAACTTGGCCTCTTGCAAAACACACATTCCATTCATAAgtgtgtttgtgcatttttcctcCCACACCCTTCTAGGCAGCCAATGCAGCTGCTAAAGAAGCAGTAGCTCATGGGGGGAGGGGGAAACAAATCAAACTTTTTTAGAGAACTTTTGATTTAGGTGTTAAACACATTATTCCCATTTTCTGGTTTCCCAGCCTATAGTGGGGTAGACACTtagccatgttgtttttgtttcctttgtCCTCTTCTTTGTAAATGTCTTTCCTTTTTTATAAATAGAAAAGCCATTAATGGAAATTTGAAAATCCAGGAAAATTAAAATCACATCTAATCCTATAATCTGTCAGAGATTTGACAAGCTTCTCAAActtttcccatcattatttaaaaaacagTAGATAGTTTAATAGCTGCATAATACTGTACATTGATATGTCATAATTTATAAAACACTATCCTATTAACACAAGTTCTTCCTAAGTAATGCTACCaactatatatttacatatacacacTTGGCAGATAGTACTTAAGGTCTTAAGAGAAATTATTGGATTAAAGAGTATTAACACTAAAGGTTATTTTAATGCCAGAAAGCCTTTACTGTTTGCCAGTATGGATTTGTTCCACTTTTGGTAttctaatttctatttttatgaaaaccCTTTAGATTggcaaacatctttttttttttttttcccagaagctTTTTGGCCAATTTTTTCTCCTTCGGcatatcctttgcccatttttctgATGGAAAATGAAGTACTTTTCCATACTGCATTTTAAGGGCTCTTTACCGATTTAGTGTCAATTGTTAATTATTACAAACACATTTCTAGTTTACTTTTTAAGTTTCATAAGTTTCTTTCATTTACTTTTATGGTTAGAATGTCCTGATTGATCTAGAGGTCAATTTCTCACTGCAAGTTCACATATTTCTAATGATTTAAATTTTTCTACTTCCACTTTTATTCTACCTAGTACTAGAGCTGGCACTCATGGTTTCTTCTGTTTTGCAATAGAACACTCATATAACTTTCATATATAATATACTAGCAATTTCAGCAGCAACACCAGGTAAGAAAAGGGCCCTTAAGAGTCCTCATCAGCATGGATTTCTAGACCCTCCAGCTAGAGTTAATATGCTTTGCTGCTGACTGCATTGTTATTGATCTTTATTTTACCAAGACTATTTCATTCAGCCACTCTGAATCAAGGTCAGAATATTACAAAGAATGGTAAACCTAGATATGCACTTGATAGCTTTAAGATAGTGCATCTCAAAAgacaaaggaaaggaaaggaaatcaaGTTAGGATTCCTAACTTTTCCTTCCCAGTCAGACTAACTGTTTTCCATCTGGGTCAAAATTCACAGTTAGCGGGATGATTTTCAGACCCAGCATAGCCATTTGCTTTGGTAACTAGATGTGACAAGAGGCCAATGCTGAAGTGACTCTTCTGGATCCAGTAGACCACCTTCAGTACACTGACTTGTTACATGTCCATTCCACATGCAGTTACACTTAGTCTGGCAATTGTGTGAAAGTTGTTTGTCCCTTATCTTTCTGAAGATTGAATTTTAGCTGTATGTAACCAGCACAGCACTGTGACACTTGGAATAGCTCCAGGCTGTATTCAAATACACAAATCAACATCCTGTTTGGGGGGAATCGCCAAGTGTCTTGGGGACATACTAAAGAAAAGTCACCCGTTAGATGTCCCGTTCAGCCCCCACCTGATGATGACCTTGGTCAGGAAGAAGAAAAATCCAACTCAATGAAGAAATCCGAGAACTTTCCCAGCTAGGGAATATAGCCATAATTTCTAAGCCCTTTAACTGACAAGAAAAAGCACATTTAATCCCTGCCGCTgtacttacttatttttaggAGATAACATGGGGCTAGGAATCTTTGGGGAGGACATCATGGTCTTCACCAAAGAAATGAGTGACATGGTTAGTAACATTCCTAAACACAAGACCTAGGCAGAAAACTACAATGGAAGAAGCTCAGGGTTGAAGGTGGTCCATCATATCAGACTTGTAGAATGTAATGGGAGCCCTGGGGGTGATGTTAGTGAAAACTCACCTAGACAGAAAGTAAGCTCCTAAGAGATCACCTGTGACCATGCCAAGCCCTGTCCAGTTCACTATTCCCTGCATTACTCACACAAAGTCCTTTTGGAGAAGCTTAAAGAGGGCTTGTAATATGATCACTTTTTTATCTTATGGGCTTTATAGATTTTCTTTGAAATCCTAACACTCCTGTGGAATTAAGagtttcattttacagatgagtaaaAGGACAGCTTAGAATTTCACTAACTTGCCGAAGGTCACAGTGGCATTGGACAGTTAAAACAGGTCAACTTACCTCCTTTGCATTAACTACTGCAAAATTAATAGATCCAGGGGCATGCTTAAGATTTTTTACTCCTCTTGGGAATTCAGTTAAGATTAGGTAGTGGCCCTATGGTGATGACTCATGTGATGTTTGCCTGCAAGTACTGGGGACCCCAAAGGCTTCCAGGGGGTAGAACtttttccagaataaattgactgttgttttgttttgtttgcaaaaATATCAATACTCAGGTAAACAAATTTATTAAATCCACCAGCAGGTTACCTtccaaagtagaaaaaaaaattaaagagacatCAAAGACAAAAGGGGCCATTTGGAGAGTGCAACAGTGCAGAGAATACAAATAAAAGTTTTAACTTTTGTCAAATTTATATAACCTCAAACAGACATGCTGGTACCAAACCAAGAGGGATCCACAAAGGTGGAGGGTCACATGAGCAGTGGACTCATCACCTCAGCAGCTTAAGGCAGGATATATGCAAGACCAATTCATCCAAGCCCCATTTGCCTATTGCTTCAAATTCCCTCTTTGCAACCTCAATTCATATTCATTAGTGCAACAGGTAAGAGCAGTTAATCACAACTGAGGACCAGggcgagaagaaaaacacttctcccagaggaagtgTATATGTGTTGGGGGAAAAAGGACAGCAGCTGCTGAATGGCTTCCTTTGGCATTACCCAAGATTTGTGTTGAAAGTAGCAGGAAAAGCAGGTGGTAGAAGGAGGTTTCTGAGAGCAGGCTGGGTTTTCAAGAAGAGGACTAGGTAGAACACGATGCCCCCACACCTGAATCAGAAGCAGAATCTGAAGGATTACTCAAAGCTATTTGGACCATCTTGGTTTCTGCAACTAGTGCTTAAGCATCAATCTGTCTTTCAAAGGGGAAGGGGGAGCTGATCCTCACTGACATGCAGTCACAGTCGAGGTTAAACGGGATCTATGCTATATTTTATAGCTTAGCAAGGGAATAATTCTGAGTGGGAGTAGTGGGAATCCCTTCTACACTTAGGAAAGATACTGGGAATAAGAGGAGGATCCATAAATGTCACATGTCCTCAAATGAGTCCTAATTAACATTTCAGTACAGTCCTTTTAGCTGCTTAAACAAAATACTGCTGGAGTCCTCCAAGGAAGATCTTTGTCCACCAAGAAAGACCTTTGTCCGTTCAGGTATTCAAGTCATTAACCAAACATAATTGACACAAGAAAAATAGGAAACAACTGAAGGAAATAAATTCTAGAAGCAGCTACCTTTGGGCTTTGCTGCACTGAAGACCTCACGAAATACAGCAAACCAAACACTACAAAATATAGATGTTTTGGTTCATAAACTTTACTACAAGTCTTGGTATTGGCATGGTATGTGAGGCCATCAAGTGAAATACGGGGTCCCAACACCCTGCAGTCTCCTGGCCTGAGGACTGAATTTTGGCACCAGCCTTAAGACAATCAGTACTGTTTCAGACCAATGCCCTGTGGCTTAATCCTTCCCTCTTTCACAAGAAGGCTAGTTGTATCCACTTTTTAGTGGAAGTTTACTGCTGAAAACACTTTGTACATTTTCAATTGTATTTTCCTGGGCCTACAAGTTTGGGATTTGGATCTTCAGCCAGCTGTTTCCATTACCATAAGGGTATGTATGGGGTTGACGTAACTCGTGTGTGTATACATCTGGCATGATGAGAGGAGAACTACTGAGGCAACCAGGGGCAGCACAGCAAAGTGCCATTAGAGGAGGTAAAGTTAAAAATGATACACTCAAATTTGGCAAGAATGAGGGGAAGCGATTCAATGAAGCAGTATTTCATCTTATACCAGCTGGCTAATAAATTGCTAAAGAAACATCTCACAGAGACTTTTGCCCAAATCAAGCAAATTTCTTATACCTACTCTTAGTCACCCTCAAATGTTGCAGATCTTCAACATGGCATCCACATCCTGCCCCTCTCCATCTCACCCTGTTGACAATgctaaaatgaggggcaagcattTGGCTTCTTCCCCCAAATTATTGCTCACCTGCCTTGAAGCAGCAAACCTATTTCTACACTGAGAGGAACAGGGGCTTTCCATTTCACACACACTTCAGCTGCTTTCCTCGTGGTCACAAAAGGGTCAAGCGCTGGCCCAGAGCTACTGTAGAAGCTTGACTTCCTTGCTGAGCATCAGGGACTCAAACCTGCAAGTCCCCTCCCTGACTGCTCCCTCTTCTGACTTCTCAACAAAGGGATCATTAAAATATAATCAAAAGTAATTTCTCAATGGCTCTTCCATGGGGAAAGGAAGCCAaatagttaaaaacaaaacaaacaaaaaaaaacactgtcAAACCTAATGCACAAATGCAGGTTTATAGTCTGGGGAAAGCATCCAGCCACTTCTAAAGTCCTCAGGTTCTCGGCTCTCTTGTGCTCTTTCCCACACACCCTACTGATTTACAGAACTTGGCCAGGTGAAGCCTGCCTCTCCTCCCTCATCCAAACTCTCCTAATCCAGGGTTGGCAAAAACAAGAGTTGCAAACTCTCTGGAAGAGAACGTTCTTTAAGAGAATCTGTACCGCAACTACAACTGAGCCCACAACTGGGGACCCTGGAGGCTCTTACACAAGGACTTCGTGTCTTATTTAGCTACAACCAAAAGCGACACCTGGCCTAGCAGCCTTTTCAGCTTTCCAGCAGTGTTGTCAGAGTTTAATGGGGCTGATAGAAAAATCTCTTATCTGCTACTCTAGAAGGGGCAACTATCTGgtctagaaattaaaaaaaaagaaaaattccaagTATGTTCAATATCAAATGTAGAAAAACAGCCTAAACTCCTTAAATAAGCATCTCTGTACATATGAGAGCCCAGAGCTACTACTAATAAAGGAACTCAAAGCATGCGATTCCTGTCCAGGTTAAGAAATATATACCTGGATGGGGTGGGAGACTAATTAGGGGAGAAAACTCCAAATGTTTAATAGACAAACTCTCATTACCTCAAATGTATAAAGATTTTtataagtttttatttaaaagattCCCTTTAATCTGTTCCAAAGTGTTAGAAGCCGAACTGTTATAAGCTCCTGCCATCCACCTTCCAATACAGCTTTTGAGCATATATATgttaatggaaaaataacaagagGACCCTCTACTGAAACCTGATAGGACCAGCGTTAGTGCCTCAGGCCCCAATGGCAGTATGGCCAAAGCTGGCCACatggagcaagcaatgtgggcaACAGGCCCCCATCCTGTAAGGAAGGTGTGGGCAAATTCATGTTCTGTAGTAAAAATGGTCAGGTTCAGATACGAAAGCCTCCATTATGATGTTCCCTGGCACTCTTCTTACTTACACTTTATATATTGAAGGCAGCTCCCTCTTTTATGGCCAGTTTAGCAGgcagagaaacaaacaaatatagatacatatatgtgtatatatatatattttatataggtaaaatatatacatatttaatatatgtatatatacatatttgagGGAAAAAGAGAAGAGGATCATGTAAACCTAAACAGTCATCACATTACCCCAAATGAGCCTGACATTAACAAAAAGATAATAAATAACTCCTAGGGGTTAAGTGACAACATGGGTGCAGCAAGAAGGGAAAGGGCACATTTATTAAATACACTTTGACATTTGTTTGGCAGAGTTCAGACCAGCCCCAGGCTTctgcacatgccagacaagtaaGCTAGCTGATGACACtcagaaaaggggggaaaaaaaagattcaagCAGAGCTCCATACCACAGTTTTCCTTCAAGTCAGCTGGCCGGCAGGCACAGTCTTCCGACCACCAGGAACAGAAACTTTGGCTCCAAGACAAATGAAAAACAAAGTATTTCCACTTAaaacatgaaaatacagaaacttcatcaaagaaagaaaactatcaaAGACGTCAACTTCCAGCAAAACTGAGGTAGCACTGCTTTCTCTGCATTCAACGCTTAAGTGGTTCTCAGTACAATgtgttctaaaaaaaataaaactgctcaCTTGACTGACAGGTGCAGCATGTTGATGGATAAACTCAACATGAAATGTAATAGGTCAAAGAAGGAATGAGCAAGAAGTGAGGGAAATAGGGATTTTGGATAAATTAGCTTAAAAGGGGGTTGTCACCAGACTGCAAATGCTCTTGATTGGCCTTGGCTCTCCAAGAGCTCTCAATTGTCTGGAAATTAATGCAATGTGGTTAACAGTTAACACTGCTATCAAATCTGggtaaatctttaaaaataataattacaaactAACTTCAACCATGTAAACAACACTACACACAGTACAGACCTGCCCTGAAAAACAATATGCAAAACTGAGATCTGGCACTGTATCATTTTGTAATGTTAATTCAACCTAACAGTCCCATTCTCCCCACCCGGCTCTACACCctcccccacccaaaaaaaaacaaaaaaacaaaaaaccaaaaacctaaaTTTGTGCAAGAAATGGCAGGCTTATTCTATCTGAAGGCTTCAAAAAAAGAAGATACACAACATGTAGCCAGGTTCAAATATTTTGGGggattcccccccaaaaaaagaaataaccaaAATAACCAAAAATGAAGAAAGTGCCTAAAACATGATACAGCATTTTAGAGCCCTTTCAGATACAAGGCAGAGAAAGGTGTAAAGTAGAAAATATCCGGATCTTCGGTAATTTCCAGAAAGGTCCAATTCCTCGCTTGGCTGCAGGGCAGCAGGCAGATCCTTGCTGCTGCTCCTGGAACAGAGCCATTAAGTCTGCTCTTCGGGACACAAGCCCTCGGGCCCTGAGCTGAGTGCGCCTCTCCCTTCTCCTTCTCGTTTCCTCCGTTCCATTTCCCACTCCACAAAGGTATCGAAGAGACTTGGCCAGGCCTCATCTTCACTGTAGTTGCTGAGGTCGGGGCCAATCACCTGAGTGAAGTTAAGGAACATGTTCCAAGTGTCCCGGGAGATGCCCTTGATCCCCGAGGGGTTCTCTGTTAAGAAGTTTAGCCATTGGTCCAACACAGGAGGATTGTTCTGGGTAAAGACTAGTTTCCACAGGGCAATGGCTATTTCCCGATGCAGTGACCGCTGCCCTTCTTCAGAGTCCAGGCCAAACTGAAATGTAAACCTGTAGAGATCCTTAAATTTATCCTCTTGTTTGGCTTCTATTAAGAGGCTAGGGAACCGTGCACAGATCCCGTCAATGCTGTCTGCACTTATTGCTTTGCAGCCATCAAAAAACTCCTTCCTATAATGGGAAGGAAAGGACATAATTAATTATGATAAAAGATATCATTAACTGAGAGGCAACAGACTATAATGACTGAAAGCAGCAAGGCCCTGAGGCCTAAGGATCGGGATTAGAATTCCAGCTCCTCCACTAagcattcctatttcttcagtgatCACACTGAGAACACAGCCTTCATAGGGTTTGGGGGAGGACTAAAGCTAACAGATGCTGACTACTTCTAACTGTGCCTGGCACTGGGCGGCAACTGATAAAGGTTCATTCACTTATAATCCATTCATCTTCCCAAAGCTAAGAGCAAGTCTCCTGCTCTCTGGCCTGTTGTTTCCTACACTGCAATAGGGAAAAAGGCTCCTTCCAGACAGAGAGGCTTTCTGCTTCCTTTTTGATTCTCTAAGGGTTGTTCTATGAATATTTTTGTTGACGGCCAAGGAGACTCTTGGAACCAAGAATTCTGGATGAGCCTGGGCAACTCTGCCACTAGATCTTAAAGTTCTGGTATTAAAAACAACAACTGCATCTGTATTTTAAATACCTGTATGACATGGTCTCACACTGATCATCTTCCCAGGGGCTGCTGTACTTGCTGAAGAGGTGAGGCATCTGAGGTGGAGAGAGCAACCTACCCATGAGGCCCTAAAAACTAGAAACTGTTCATCTGGGTCTTAAAGTTTGTTCTTACTCATGACCCTGTGCTCGTCAAAGCATGTCCTGAGATGACCCTGCCTCACCCTCAACCTCCACATAGATGCATGACTGCGGTAACATCTACAGAACAAATGGCTCCATGGAGTCCCAGAGGGACAGCCCAGAGGTACTCACTGTATGGGCACTAAGTGCCCTGCACATGATAGGCAGACAGTCAATACTGAGTGAGACGAGCAaaggaatgaaaggaaagaaagatcTAAGACAGCAGTGGAGCTGAGCAGCAGCTGGGCAATAGGACTTGCCCTGGATTATTCCTCATTTAACTTCAGGCAAAGATGGCTGGTGTCCAGGTTCTCACAAGTTGCCTGGTAATGCTATGATAGGCTTCAAACCTGACCTACAAAATAGGCAAAGGCTTTATCCTGCGAGAACAAATGTGAAGTACACTTCAGATACAGGAAGCATTATCAAAATACAAATGCTTGAGCCCTACCCTGAGATTACTTTCAATGAGTCTGCTGTGGTGCCAGGGATGCATTTTTCAACCAATAGGAAAGTCTCAGGGGGTTCTCTGGATCAGAACCACAATTTAAGTCAGAGCATTTAAGCTTCAGAGAATTTTGTcagcaaaagtaaaataaataaataaaacttacccCAAACCCTGTGAAGTCAACTATTCTATCCTAGCTGGCACCACTGCCCAAGGGTGTTCTCTCCTCCTCTGTTCACCTGCTGACCTGAACTGTTGGGGACTTACCTGGTAAATTTGCACATGGTAGCAGCCTGGAACTTCCAAGCCAAGAGCAGCACTCGAAATTCCGTGGGGTCGACACATAGGTCATTGCAAAAGCGCTCCATGCCTTCCTCCAAAATTGCATCCTCCCGCTCATCCTTGTAGCGCCTGAACAGTTCTTCCAGTCTCTGCAAGGAAGACTCCTCAGCATTGGACTTGGACTCCCTCCCAGCATCTCCGGAGGATGTTGGCAGCTGGCAGGCTTCAGTGGCAGCTTCGGCTTTCTTGGTCCCATTGACGAGGATGTCCCCACCTGGCTTACCACAGGGTGGCACCTGTTCCTCACGGTGGCTTGCCCCTCGCCTGCTGTGTGATTTGCTGCTGGGGTCCCGGTCTCCATTCTTGCTGCCCAAGGTTGATGAGGGATTCTTGCACTTGGTGACACACTGGCCCATGGTGGTGGTGGCCTGGCCTCTAGAGTGGCCCCCTCTGGATTGGATGCCCTCGCTGCCACTGGCCCATGTACCTCAACATGCCATCAGCCAGAGGAGCCAGCCAACctggaaagaaattaaaaagtggTCACCTCTCAATAGAGGAGTGGGGTATGGACACTACCCCCCAGGAACCATTCCATACAATGACCACTCCATTTCACTGAACCTGAGTTCATCATCACCTCCCTCATAAACCAGCTCTATAAGTCCCCCTGGAAATTCAGGGGCTAGGGTACACATGAAGAACCAGTAAGGGAAATTCCTAGAATTCTTTAAGGAACATGGGTTACAAAAGGCTGTTTCATGTGCAGAACCCATCAGAGACTACAGTTGTGACAGGAATGTTCCAGAGGAAATTTGTCTTGCCAACTAGCCATCACATAACAAAGTTATCTGGACTTGGGTTAAGCCGGAAGGTTCATCTCTGGTTCCTAATTTCAATACcctcagattttctttttaagaaagatGAATAAGGAGAAGGGGTGACCATGTCCAAGGTAGCTATACAGTCTTATTATGGCCTAAAGAGATTTGCAGCATCAAGACTATGAACAGGGGCCTAGACAAACAGCAAAGTGAAATTTGCTCTCTCCAGACTCTTTCTTGTGCCTGCCCCTCACAGCAGGCGTAATATCCTTTCTCTACCCTGCTCCACTCCCCCACCCATAGAAGTC is a window encoding:
- the Dcun1d3 gene encoding DCN1-like protein 3; translation: MGQCVTKCKNPSSTLGSKNGDRDPSSKSHSRRGASHREEQVPPCGKPGGDILVNGTKKAEAATEACQLPTSSGDAGRESKSNAEESSLQRLEELFRRYKDEREDAILEEGMERFCNDLCVDPTEFRVLLLAWKFQAATMCKFTRKEFFDGCKAISADSIDGICARFPSLLIEAKQEDKFKDLYRFTFQFGLDSEEGQRSLHREIAIALWKLVFTQNNPPVLDQWLNFLTENPSGIKGISRDTWNMFLNFTQVIGPDLSNYSEDEAWPSLFDTFVEWEMERRKREGEGRGALSSGPEGLCPEEQT